From a region of the Candidatus Pantoea bituminis genome:
- a CDS encoding MurR/RpiR family transcriptional regulator — protein sequence MFSHRDLASLNDLEMQVYQFIIKHRESVSYMTIRELAEQAEVSTTTVLRFCRKMHCDGWSEFRIRLRLADEKTQPLMNTSGVNEMLSFFKSINNAEFEQLISQAAQMINQAEHIFFIGVGTSGSLAKYAARFFSNVGKFSHAIDDPYYPVSPSLNENAVAIILSVSGETEEILRLASQFSQHQCKTLSITNNESCSLAKISDFNLSYHVPLIRMADNFDITTQVPVIYILEAIGRQLNK from the coding sequence ATGTTCTCGCACCGCGATCTAGCCAGTCTCAATGACCTCGAAATGCAGGTTTACCAATTCATCATCAAACACCGTGAAAGCGTCAGCTATATGACGATTCGCGAGCTGGCGGAACAGGCCGAGGTGTCTACCACCACTGTTTTACGTTTTTGCCGCAAGATGCATTGTGACGGCTGGTCAGAATTTCGCATTCGCCTGCGTCTGGCAGATGAAAAAACTCAGCCACTGATGAACACCTCCGGCGTGAATGAGATGCTGAGCTTTTTCAAAAGTATTAATAATGCGGAGTTTGAGCAGTTAATTAGCCAGGCCGCGCAGATGATTAATCAGGCTGAGCATATATTTTTTATTGGCGTAGGAACCTCCGGGAGCTTAGCTAAATATGCTGCGCGTTTTTTCTCTAACGTCGGTAAATTCAGCCACGCCATCGACGATCCTTATTATCCGGTTAGTCCAAGTCTGAATGAAAATGCGGTGGCGATTATTTTGTCGGTATCAGGCGAAACGGAAGAGATCCTGCGACTGGCCAGCCAGTTCAGCCAGCATCAGTGTAAAACGCTCTCTATTACCAATAATGAAAGCTGTTCGCTGGCAAAAATCAGCGACTTTAATCTCTCTTATCACGTGCCTCTTATTCGCATGGCAGATAATTTTGATATCACCACTCAAGTGCCGGTTATCTATATTCTGGAAGCGATCGGTCGGCAGCTTAATAAATAA